Part of the Nitrospirota bacterium genome, TGGACCAGGTGGCCAACGTGGCTATGCTGCCGGGAATCGTCGGGGCCTCCATGGCCATGCCCGACATCCACATGGGCTATGGGTTTCCCATCGGAGGGGTGGCCGCCTTCGACCTCAGGGAGGGGGTCGTCTCTCCCGGAGGGGTGGGATACGACATCAACTGAGGGGTCCGGTTGCTTCGGAGCGACCTCACCCGGGAACAGGCCGCCCCGAAGCTCCGGGACCTCGTGGAGGTCCTTTACGCGGAAATACCCAGCGGCGTGGGCTCCAAGGGGAAGCTTCGCCTGGGGCACGAGGAGGAGCGGCGGCTCCTCATGAAAGGTGCCCGATGGGTCGTGGAGCGGGGCATGGGGGAGCCCTCCGACCTGGAGAAGACCGAGTCGGGTGGGAGCCTGGAGGGGGCGGACCCTTCCCTCATCAGCGAGAAGGCCTACGAAAGGGGGAGGGCCCAGCAGGGCACCCTGGGGTCGGGAAACCATTTCCTCGAAATCCAGTACGTCCAGGAGATTTTCGACCGGGATGCGGCCCGGGCCCTGGGGCTTTTCGAGGGGCAGATGACCGTGATGATTCACACGGGCTCCCGGGGTTTCGGGCATCAGGTCTGCACGGACTTTCTGGAGGTCATGGCCCGCGCGGTCAAGAAGTACGGGATAAAGCTGCCCGACGCCGAGCTGGCCTGCACCCCGTTTGACAGCCCGGAGGCACGGGACTACATGGCGGCCATGAAGGCGGCGGCCAATTACGCCTGGGCCAACAGGCAGTGCATCATGCACTGGACGAAGGACGGCATGGCCAGGGTCTTCGGGTCCTCGCCTGCCTCACTCGGGCTTTCGCTGGTCTATGACGTCGCCCACAACATAGCCAAGGTGGAAACCCACACCGTGGAGGGGGAGAAGAAAAAGCTCGTCGTCCACAGAAAGGGGGCCACCAGGGCCTTCCCCCCCGGCCACCCGGAGCTGCCTGGAGTGTACGTGCAGGTGGGACAGCCGGTCTTCATCCCCGGCGACATGGGCCGGTGCTCCTATGTCCTGCTGGGCACGGAGGGGGCGATGGGCGAGACATGGGGCTCCACGTGCCACGGCGCGGGCAGGGCGCTCTCCCGGCACCAGGCCATCAAGGCGGCAAAGGGGCGGCCCATACGCGAAGAGCTGGAGAGACGGGGCATCCTGGTGCGCTCACGGGGGCGGTCCACCCTGGCGGAGGAAATCTCCGAGGCATACAAGGACGTCTCGGCCGTCGTGGATGCGGTGCACAGGGCGGGGATATCCAGGAAGGTGGCGCGCCTGAGGCCCATGGGCGTGGTGAAAGGATGAAAGGAGGTTTCGCATGGAGGTGCTGGTCGAGAAGAAAGTGGGGGAAAAGACACTCAGGCTCGTCAAGGGCGACATCACCGCCCGGGAGGTGGACGCGGTGGTCAACGCGGCCAACAGCCGCCTGCAGCACGGAGGGGGCGTGGCCGGGGCCATCGTCAGGCGGGGCGGCTACGTCATCCAGGAAGAAAGCGACAAGATAGGTTACACCCCCGTGGGCAGCGCCGTGGTCACCACCGGCGGAAAGCTCGCGGCCCGGTACGTCATCCACGCCGTGGGTCCCCGCATGGGGGAAGGGGACGAGGACAACAAGCTCGGAAGCGCGGTGCGGAGCAGCCTCGAGCGCGCCGAGGAAAAGGGGCTCCGGAGCATCTCCATGCCGGCCATAAGCTCCGGGATATTCGGGTTTCCCAAGGACAGATGCTCGGCCATCCTGGTGCGGGAGTGCCGGCAGTACCTCTCCGAAAACCCCTCGAGCAGCCTCGAGGTGGTGGAGTTCTGCGTCTTTGACGACGAGACGGCGGGGCACTTCCGAAGGGAGCTCGGCGCCCTTTAAGCGGGCGCTGCCCACTGCGGCGGCCCGGTCCTCCTGTTGACAAGCTCGCCCTTTTTCCATTAATCTATACACTTCTTGAATTGAAGCCTTTTCATTCGAGTTCGGAAGGGGAGAGATGAAGACCCAGTTTGTGAAGAAGCATGAGGCGGACCGGAAGTGGTACGTCGTGGACGCAGAGGACAAGGTGCTCGGGAGGCTTGCCTCGCGGATTGCCCTCCATCTGCGGGGGAAGAGCAAGCCCACCTACACGCCTCACGTGGACACGGGCGATTTCGTCGTGGTCGTCAATGCCGAGAAGATAAAGCTCACGGGGAACAAGGTCAACGACAAGATATATTACTGGCACACCGGATACCCCGGCGGCATCAGGTCGGCCTCGCTCAGGGAAAAGCTCCAGAAGAAGCCCGAGGACGTCATCCGGCAGGCTGTCTGGGGCATGCTTCCCAAGAACAGGCTGGGACGGGCCATGTTCCGCAAGCTGAAGGTCTACAGGGGTCCGGAGCATCCCCACAGGGCCCAGAAGCCCGAACCGATTCAGTTATAGCTAAGGAGAAGGAATGGCTGAAATCAATTACAGCGCCACCGGCCGGCGGAAGACGTCGGTAGCCAGGGTATCCATGAGCCCGGGCCGGGGCGATATCTTCGTCAACACGAAGCCCCTGGACGAGTATTTCCCGCGGGAAACCCTCCGGATGATGATCCGGCAGCCCCTGGAGCTGACCGGCACCGTCGGCAAGTACGACGTTGCGGCCAAGGTCAGCGGCGGCGGGCTCACCGGCCAGGCCGGCGCCCTGAGGCACGGCATTTCGCGGGCCCTTACCCACGTGGACAGCGACCTCAGGCCCCGCCTGAAGAAAGAGGGGTTCCTGACGAGAGACCCTCGCGAGAAGGAGCGGAAGAAGTACGGCCAGAAGGGCGCGCGGGCGCGGTTCCAGTTCTCCAAGAGATAACCCTCCCTGACCCACCGCCGAGGGGCCCATGCTCAAAGTAGCCATATGCGGCGGGAGCGGCTACGCCGGCTCCGAGCTGCTTCGCATCCTGCTTCGCCATCCCGGGGTGGAGGTCCGCGCCGTCACCTCGGAGCGCTCGGCCGGCCGGTCCCCGGCCGACCTTTTCCCCCACCTGGGCGCTTACGCCCGCCTGCGTTACGAACGCCTGGAGAAAGAGAAGCTCCTCAAGAGGGCCGATTTTTTCTTCATGGCCCTGCCGCATGCGGCCTCGCAGGAGGCGGTCCGGTATTTTTTCGACAACGGCAAGAAGGTCGTGGACCTGTCGGCTGACTTCCGCTTGAAGGACCCGGCCGTCTACGAAGAGTGGTATAAGACGCCCCATCGCTTCCCCGAAACCCTGAAGCAGGCCGTCTACGGGCTTCCCGAGCGGTACCGCGAGGACATCCGCAAGGCCTCCCTGGTGGCCAACCCCGGCTGCTATCCCACCGGGGCTCTCCTGGGCCTTCTTCCCTTGCTCGAAGGGGGCGTCGTCGAGCCGGACTCCCTGGTCATCGACTCCAAGAGCGGCACGAGCGGGGCCGGCCGAAAGGGCGACCTCTCTCTGTCCTTCTCCGAAGTGGGCGGGGGGTTCAAGGCCTATGCGGTGGCCGGCCACCGGCATACCCCGGAGATAGAGCAGGAGCTCTCCCTTCTGGCGGGAGAGCAGGTCAGGGTCTCCTTTACCCCCCATCTTCTGCCCGTCGACCGCGGGATTCTGAGCACCCTGTACGGACGGCTCCGGGGAGAGCCCGACGAAGAACGCATCCGCGCACTCTACGCCGAGCGCTACCGGGGCGAGCCCTTCGTCCGGGTCCTGGGGAAGGGCGCCTTCCCGAACATAAAGGCGGTCCGGGGGTCGAACGCCTGCCACATCGGGTTTGCCCTGGATAAGCGGACCCGGAGGGTGGTCGTCGTTACCGCCCTGGACAACCTCGTGAAAGGGGCCTCCGGGCAGGCCGTACAGTGCATGAACCTCATGATGGGCTTCGGGGAGGAGACGGCCCTGGAGTCTGCGGGGCTCGCCCCGTGAGCCCCCGAGGGTTCCGCTATGCCGCGGCCGGGGCGTCCATCAAGGGGCCCGGCAGAAACGACATGGCCCTTATCTACTCGGAGGCGCCCGCCCTGGCCGCCGGGGCCTTCACCACGAACAGGGTAAAGTCCCCCACCGTGACCCTCAACAGGGAGCGCGTTCGCAGGGGGCGGGGGCGCGCCGTGCTCGTAAACAGCGGAAACGCCAATGCCTGCACCGGGGCCCAGGGCGTGGGGGACGCCCGGGAGATGGCTTCGCTGGCCGCCGAATCGCTTTCTCTTCCTGCGCGCGAGGTCTACGTTTGCTCCACGGGGGTTATCGGCGTTTCCCTTCCCATGGCCCGGGTGCGCCGGGGCATCGAGGCCCTGGCCCGGGACCTCGGCTCTGTGGGCCTCATGGAGGTGGCCCGGGCCATCATGACCACCGACACGGTGCCGAAGGTCGCCCACCGCACGGTGAAGGTGGGGGCCCGCGAGGCCACGCTGAGCGCCGTGGCCAAGGGCGCGGGCATGATAGAGCCCCACATGGCCACCATGCTCGCTTTCTTCATGACGGACCTGGCGGTCGAGGGCCAAGCGTTGAAGGCGGCCTTCCGCGAGGCGGTGGAGCAGTCCTTCAACAGGATAACGGTGGACGGCGACTGCTCCACGAACGACACGGCGCTCATCCTCGCAAACGGCATGGCGGGCAACAAGGAGATAACCACGGGCTCGCGCCATTACAAGACATTTGTCTCCGCCCTTTCGGATCTCGCGGCGGACCTGGCGCGCATGGTCGTCCTGGACGCGGAAGGGGCGACCAAGCTCATCGAGGTGGATGTGCGGGGTGCAAAATCCGACGCCGAGGCGCTCCGGGCCGCCAAGGCGGTGGCCAATTCCCTTCTGGTCAAGACCGCCGTTTACGGCGCGGACCCCAACCCCGGCCGTATCATGGCGGCCCTGGGCGCTTCGGGCTCCAGGGTGAAGGAGGAGCTCATCGACGTCTCCCTGGGCCGGGTGACGGCCATCCGCCGTGGGGTCGCCACCGGGTTGACCGAGGAGGCGCGCGCCGAGCTCGGCGGCAACGAAGTCCGCATCCTTATCTCTCTCGGTGTGGGCCGGGGCTCGGCCTGTGTTCTTACCTCGGACCTCACCGAGGAGTACGTAAAGATAAACGCCGCCTACACGACCTGAGCTCCCGAGCCTGGACATCCTCCTCACCCAGGGTTCAGAATAGGAGAAAAAGCGAATGGAGCCGCATGGCCAGAAAAAAATATAAAGGCGGGGGCGCGAACGTCTATGACAGGGACGTCGTCCTCCGCTGCCCCTTCTGCCATACCGCCCTCGGAGGGCCGCTCGAAGTGGAAACCCCCTTCGGAGACACCGTCGAGGGAGGCTTCTGTGGCTGCGGCGCCGCTTTCGTCTTCGACCGCAGCGGAAAGAAGCTCGGCGAGGCTTACATGGACGCCCTGTCCCTGGCGTTCAACTGGGACATCGAGGCTGCCCTGAACTCCGGCGCGGACGGATACGAGGAGGGCGTCGTGCGCCACGACACCCGGTCGGGAAAGTATTTCCTCGGCGACGGGGGACGCTTCGACAGGAATCCCAAGTACTACTTCGTGCGAAAGAAAAAGGCGGAATAAAGCTTGTATAATAAGAGTATGGCAGTGCGAGAGGTCAGAAAGTACCCCGATGACGTCCTGAGGCAAAGGGCGCACGCCGTCCAGCGGATGGACGAGGAGACGGAGCGCCTGATAGACGACATGGTGCAGACCATGTACGCCGCCTCCGGCGTCGGGCTGGCTGCTCCCCAGGTGGGGGTCTCAAAGCGGGTTATCGTCGTGGAGGTCAGGAGCGACCTGGATGGGGAGCACCCTCTCATGGTCCTCGTCAACCCCGAGATTGTGCGCGCCGAGGGGGAGGTGGAGTACGAAGAGGGCTGCCTGAGCCTTCCGGGGTTTACCGCGAACATCAAGCGCGCCGGCGAGGTAACCGTACGGTACCTGGACCGGCAGGGACGGGAGGCGGCGGTCGATGCGACGGGGCTTCTGGCCATTGCCCTTCAGCATGAGATAGACCACCTGGAGGGGCGCCTCATCCTGGACAGGGCGAGCGCCCTGAAGAGGGAATTCTACCGGAAACGCATCAAGAAGAGCCCGGCCAAAGCCGGTTAGTCCGGAATGTCCCTGGTTTTTTTCGGCTCTCCCGAGTTTGCCGTCCCTTCACTGAAGAGTCTTGCGGAGGCGGGCGAGGAAGTGGTGGCCGTCGTCACGCGCCCCGACAGGCGCAGAAGCAGGGGCGGAGGGCCCGAGCCCTCCAGGGTCAAGGAAAAAGCCCTGGACATGGGAATCCGGGTCCTGGAGCCCGTGAGCATGAAGGACCAGGGTTTCCTGGACGAGCTCCGCTCCCTTCGCCCCGAGTTCATCGTCGTGGTCGCCTA contains:
- a CDS encoding macro domain-containing protein, which produces MEVLVEKKVGEKTLRLVKGDITAREVDAVVNAANSRLQHGGGVAGAIVRRGGYVIQEESDKIGYTPVGSAVVTTGGKLAARYVIHAVGPRMGEGDEDNKLGSAVRSSLERAEEKGLRSISMPAISSGIFGFPKDRCSAILVRECRQYLSENPSSSLEVVEFCVFDDETAGHFRRELGAL
- the rplM gene encoding 50S ribosomal protein L13, translating into MKTQFVKKHEADRKWYVVDAEDKVLGRLASRIALHLRGKSKPTYTPHVDTGDFVVVVNAEKIKLTGNKVNDKIYYWHTGYPGGIRSASLREKLQKKPEDVIRQAVWGMLPKNRLGRAMFRKLKVYRGPEHPHRAQKPEPIQL
- the rpsI gene encoding 30S ribosomal protein S9 — encoded protein: MAEINYSATGRRKTSVARVSMSPGRGDIFVNTKPLDEYFPRETLRMMIRQPLELTGTVGKYDVAAKVSGGGLTGQAGALRHGISRALTHVDSDLRPRLKKEGFLTRDPREKERKKYGQKGARARFQFSKR
- the argC gene encoding N-acetyl-gamma-glutamyl-phosphate reductase, whose product is MLKVAICGGSGYAGSELLRILLRHPGVEVRAVTSERSAGRSPADLFPHLGAYARLRYERLEKEKLLKRADFFFMALPHAASQEAVRYFFDNGKKVVDLSADFRLKDPAVYEEWYKTPHRFPETLKQAVYGLPERYREDIRKASLVANPGCYPTGALLGLLPLLEGGVVEPDSLVIDSKSGTSGAGRKGDLSLSFSEVGGGFKAYAVAGHRHTPEIEQELSLLAGEQVRVSFTPHLLPVDRGILSTLYGRLRGEPDEERIRALYAERYRGEPFVRVLGKGAFPNIKAVRGSNACHIGFALDKRTRRVVVVTALDNLVKGASGQAVQCMNLMMGFGEETALESAGLAP
- the argJ gene encoding bifunctional glutamate N-acetyltransferase/amino-acid acetyltransferase ArgJ; the protein is MSPRGFRYAAAGASIKGPGRNDMALIYSEAPALAAGAFTTNRVKSPTVTLNRERVRRGRGRAVLVNSGNANACTGAQGVGDAREMASLAAESLSLPAREVYVCSTGVIGVSLPMARVRRGIEALARDLGSVGLMEVARAIMTTDTVPKVAHRTVKVGAREATLSAVAKGAGMIEPHMATMLAFFMTDLAVEGQALKAAFREAVEQSFNRITVDGDCSTNDTALILANGMAGNKEITTGSRHYKTFVSALSDLAADLARMVVLDAEGATKLIEVDVRGAKSDAEALRAAKAVANSLLVKTAVYGADPNPGRIMAALGASGSRVKEELIDVSLGRVTAIRRGVATGLTEEARAELGGNEVRILISLGVGRGSACVLTSDLTEEYVKINAAYTT
- the def gene encoding peptide deformylase; translation: MAVREVRKYPDDVLRQRAHAVQRMDEETERLIDDMVQTMYAASGVGLAAPQVGVSKRVIVVEVRSDLDGEHPLMVLVNPEIVRAEGEVEYEEGCLSLPGFTANIKRAGEVTVRYLDRQGREAAVDATGLLAIALQHEIDHLEGRLILDRASALKREFYRKRIKKSPAKAG